TCCACGGAGCCTTTTATAAATGAATTTGGACCAAGTTGAATGTCAGGAATAAAAACATCTACTATTTTACTGTAGATACTGAATCTAAAATCCAGAAACTGCCCGTCTTCTACCGCTTCTTTTTCAAAATTAACAAAGAGGCTACCCAGAGAATTTATCCCAAGTTTTTTAAGATCCCTGAATTTAAAATTTCCTCTCAGATAACCATTGACTATTTCAGAAGAATTTACCTTAATTTCACGAATCGTATCTAAATTTTCGGCGGTTACCGTAAAGTCCTTAAAATAATAATCGTCGTTCTGATTGGAATATGAAGCATCTTTAAAACTAATAACACCCTCCATATTATCCAAACTGCTACCGTACAGATCCATTTGGATCTTGCCTTTTAAGATCGACTTCTCATCTCGTGTAAAAAGGTTTAGTTTCAAAAAATCAGCATGATCCACATCAGCAATAAAATTAAACTTTTTAACATCCGACAATTCTGCCAATCCCCTGAATTCAAGCTTTATATTTGGATCATTTACCAACAAATAGCCATCGAATTCCTTATCTCTTAATACGCCGTTGATATCAATGTTAGAATAGGTATACCCTTTATACTGATGCTTTGAAATATGTCCGTTTACCTTTACACTTATATTATCAATAGAAAATCCCTGTCCTTCGATCTCACCAATCATTGAGAATTCACCGATTAATGAATCCTTAACAAATTCTCCTAACTTAAAATCAACTAATTCAACCTTTCCTTTGTAAGAAACAAGATCTCCCTTGTCAATGTCGTTGAGACTAAGATCTACATCTGACAATCCCATCTGAGCAATGGTTCTCATCTGAATATCGATATCCGATTTTGTAATATCAACCTTCCCGCTACTCGAAAAATATCCAATTTTTTCAAGTTCCTTAGGAATTTTAGCTCCTAAGAGATCGGGTAACAAATTGACTAAATGGTCATAATTAGAACTGATTTCCCTGATATTCCCTGTTAATCTGAATTTATCTGGATACAGAACGTTTTTTAAATGTACGTTTCCTCTGAGCGAAGAATGTCTGTCTGATTCAAGATCAATATCCTGGATAACAAAATCATTGATCGTTCCTTTAGCTTTTGCTTTAAAGTGGATGACATCATTCTTGCCGAATTGTCCATATAATTTTTTCAGGTCCGATAAAACTACATCCCCCTTCTTAAAATCAGCTTCTATCTGAACCTTATTGGTAAAATCCGACAGATCGTCCAATTCATAGTTAAATACAATGTCCGCTTCTAAACTGGAACCTCGAGTGGCCAGCCGAGTATCAAGGAACTCCATTCGAGAATTGGAGTATTTAAAATAGGTGGAGAATTTTGTGACATTGACATCGTGATTTTCAACTACACGGACATCATGAATGTTTGCACTCACATTGGACCCTTCTACCTTGAAGTCATCAAAATCGCCATAAATATTTTTGTAAAATACAATTGGCCCTTCCTTTTTGTTCTCATTATACAAGATAAAATCAACGTTCTCGGCGATGATGGAAGAGGCGTACATTTTAAACTGCCTTCCTTCTGAAACACTGTCTTTTTTAAATTTCTTTACAAAAACGGTAAGATTGTTCTTTTGTTCTCCATTGTAGGTTTTCATTTTAAGAACCCCATCGTCAAGATATATCTCGCCAAAATCGAGCTGGCTTGTAAACATGTTGCGATAATTCAGAATGGAGGTTTCTATGCTTCCAGCGGAAATCAGCGTGTCCCCGTGATGATCCTTTATCAATACGTTATTCAATGAAATGTTTCGAATAGAAGATAAGTCGAGCTTTTCAATGTGAATACCGGTCCCATACCTGGTATTGACCCGATCGGTTACAACTCTAGCAAGGCCTGTCTGAACACTGGAAAAAGATAAGATAACACTCAACAGCACCAGTAAAAAACTGCCTATTAGAAAAATACGAATTGCTATTCTTTTTAACCGCCTGATAATAAATTATTTCTAAATTTGCATGCTTAAAAGTACAATATTTGTGCCTAAATTTTTGACATGTCAAAAAAAACTATTCACATACTTGCCATAGAATCCTCCTGCGATGATACGGGTGCAGCGGTGCTAAAAAACAACAGGGTTCTCTCCAATGAAGTTGCAGGACAAAAGGTCCATGCGGCTTATGGCGGGGTGGTCCCTGAGCTGGCTTCCAGGGCGCACCAGCAAAACATTGTTCCGGTTGTGGATCAGGCTTTAAAAATTGCCAATGTTAATAAAAGTGAGCTTGATGCCATTGCTTTTACAAGAGGCCCGGGGCTGATGGGATCATTACTTGTGGGCACCTCGTTTGCAAAATCCCTATCCATTGCACTGGACATCCCGCTTATACCAGTGAACCATATGCAGGCACATGTACTCGCCCATTTTATTCAAGACGATAGTCAGAAGCAACCACCCTTTCCATTTCTGTGTATGACTATCAGTGGAGGCCATACTCAGATTTTAAGGGTAAACAGTCATGAGGAATTTGAGATACTCGGCGAAACCATTGATGACGCTGTGGGAGAAGCCTTTGACAAGACAGCAAAATTGCTTGGCTTACCGTATCCTGGGGGCCCCTTAATTGATAAAAATGCTAAAGAAGGAAATCCTTTGGCTTTTAGTTTTTCAGAACCCAAGACACCGAATCCTTTAGATTTCAGTTTTAGTGGTTTTAAGACGGCAATACTTTATTTTCTTCAAAAAGAACAAAAGAAAGATTCAAAGTTCATTGAAAACAACATGAATGATATTTGTGCATCTGTACAAAGGAGCCTGGTCAATATTCTGATGAACCGATTAAAACTGGCATCGGAACAAACAGGAATAAATCATGTGGCGATTGCAGGTGGAGTATCTGCTAATTCTGAGATCAGATCAACCCTAAAGGCTAT
This DNA window, taken from Lutimonas zeaxanthinifaciens, encodes the following:
- the tsaD gene encoding tRNA (adenosine(37)-N6)-threonylcarbamoyltransferase complex transferase subunit TsaD, whose protein sequence is MSKKTIHILAIESSCDDTGAAVLKNNRVLSNEVAGQKVHAAYGGVVPELASRAHQQNIVPVVDQALKIANVNKSELDAIAFTRGPGLMGSLLVGTSFAKSLSIALDIPLIPVNHMQAHVLAHFIQDDSQKQPPFPFLCMTISGGHTQILRVNSHEEFEILGETIDDAVGEAFDKTAKLLGLPYPGGPLIDKNAKEGNPLAFSFSEPKTPNPLDFSFSGFKTAILYFLQKEQKKDSKFIENNMNDICASVQRSLVNILMNRLKLASEQTGINHVAIAGGVSANSEIRSTLKAMENEMGWITYIPKFEYTTDNAAMIGIVGYYKYLNKDFSTENIIAASRLDINK